The Aureispira anguillae genome contains a region encoding:
- a CDS encoding GNAT family N-acetyltransferase, with product MNYTIRVANEDDFASILALIKELAVFENAPEKVVNSVEQMKAEQDLFHCFVVENTAKEIIGMALYYFAYYTWVGKSLYLDDLYINEQYRGHGIGSELLKKIFEVAKNTNCKRVRWQVLNWNTPAIDLYKKCGADLDNEWSNCDFDAKGIQEFEIA from the coding sequence ATGAATTATACCATAAGAGTAGCAAATGAAGATGATTTTGCTTCTATTTTAGCCTTGATTAAAGAATTGGCAGTGTTTGAAAATGCACCAGAAAAAGTGGTGAATTCGGTAGAACAAATGAAAGCCGAGCAAGATTTATTTCACTGTTTTGTTGTTGAAAATACTGCAAAAGAAATTATTGGAATGGCGCTGTATTACTTTGCCTATTATACTTGGGTTGGCAAGTCGCTGTACCTAGATGATTTGTACATCAATGAGCAGTATAGAGGGCATGGGATAGGCTCAGAACTGTTAAAAAAGATATTTGAAGTGGCTAAAAATACCAATTGCAAAAGAGTGCGTTGGCAAGTCTTAAACTGGAATACTCCAGCTATTGATTTGTACAAAAAATGCGGTGCTGATTTGGATAATGAGTGGAGCAATTGCGATTTTGATGCAAAGGGAATTCAAGAATTTGAAATTGCATAA